The Rahnella aquatilis CIP 78.65 = ATCC 33071 genomic sequence GCCATAGCCCAGACCGTAAATCAGTGATCCCTGTACAAAACCCGGTTCATCGCCACCGTACTGATACGCCCGGTATTTCCCCAACGTCAGGGCGTATTTCAGCCGGCCTTCACGTTGCATGATCGGGATGGCAGAAAAAGCCTGCGTGAAATGGCGCTCTTCGCCATTGCTTTCCCTGATCGTGATATCCAGATCGCCGGATGCCGACGTCGGGTATAAATCATTAATGCTGAAGGCGCCCGGCGGCACATACGTCTGGTAGATCACTATTCCGCTTTGTTTAATCGTCACCTGCGCATTGCTTCTGGCAATGCCGCGGATGACCGGCGCAAAGCCGCGCAGGCTGTCAGGCAACATATTGTCATCGGAAAACAACTGCACGCCACGAAACGCGAAGCTGTCAAAGATATCCGCAGGCGTGGTGCTTTCCCCGGCGATAAACTGCCCTTTGATCACCGGTACGTCTCGCTGAAGGAAACTGTATGCCGAGTCCCAGTCCTGCTGTGACTGTCCGTCAATGTTGCGGCTGTAACGCCATGTGCTGTAGTTGCGCAGCCGCCAGCCGCCCCAGTTAGCGCCACTTCTCAGGCTCAGAAACTGGTTCTGGTCACTGCCGCCCGCGTTTTGCCAGGTACGGGCGCCGCTAAGGTTGTAGTTGAGCAGCAAGGCCGGTGCGCCTTCATCCCATAATTCCGGGCTGACCGCGCCCCTTGCCAGCGTGTCGAGTAATTCCTGAGGGATGGTGATCAGTAATTTCTGATGGGAAAAATCAAAATGGCCGACCACGCCGGGCATCAGGGTGGCGAAATCCTCCACCGGTTTCTGTGCCGGCCAGTGGCGTAATGCCGCAATGCTGCCGGTTTTCAGCCCCAGGGTCTGCCATTCTGCCGGGGTGAATAACGGCGACAGCGTCTGGTCCTTCAGGGCGATAAAGGTCACATCCTGCCGCCCTTTCAGCATGTCGTTGACCCACACATCTACACGGTAAATACCCGGCGTCTGTCCGCCCGCACGGGAAAATTGCGACACATCCACCGGCCCGCCGGGATGTTCAATTTCCAGCGCCTGCACGTTAAAACGATCATCCGCCCTGACCTGCGTTACGCCAAACGCAAAACTCACCAGCAGCCATGACGGCAATGCGAGTAATGAACGGTGCATAAAGACATGATTTTTCTTCATAACATGCCTCAGCGCAGCCGGTTTTTTTCCACTGAACTGGCGCCACCATAATCATTCACCACTTGCCAGCTGACGTCATTCCCCGTCGCGCCCTGCGGCCAGGGGTAACGGGCTTCCCCAAAGGGCGGAACCATGGTGTTACCTGTCGCCACACGGTTGCTGCCAAGGTTTAATCTGAAAAATGTGAAGTAATAAGGTGTCGGATTGGTCACCCGCAGCGTTGAACCCTGACGGGAGAACTGCAGTTGCCGCCAGGCGCTTTGCGCTGCGGGGGCGAGCAACGCCACGGGGCGATAAAACAGTTTGAGGCGGGTCTTGACCACGATTTGCAATAAACCGGCAGGGGCTTCTTCAGGCAGGCGGGGAATGGCTTTGATATTCAGCCAGAACAGGGATTCGCGATCGTCGGGTAATATGCCGCCGGTGCGGATAATCCGCAGGCTGTTATCTTCTCCGGCATTCAGGCGGAATAAAGGTGGCGTGACAATAAAAGGCGCAGCAGCGGAAGATTTTTGCAGCCCGTCAGGCCCGTTATTATCAACCCAGGACTGGATCAGAAAAGGTTCTGCCTGTTTCCCCAGATTACTGACGGTCAGTGAGGCTTCTTTTTTATTGCCCTGATATATCACCCGCGTTGCCTCAGTAATTACCCCCGCATAAACCGGCATTCCGGAAAAGAGAATAAATAACATCCCGGATAAAATAACAGGAAGACGCCGCATATTTCCTCTCATATTTCCGTTAATAAAAATAAAAGACACCCACGTCTGGCGTTCTGGCATCCTTGCCAGTTTTAAAATTATGCTGCGATTATTTTGTGGTGCTTATTATTGGTAATTGATGGTGAACTGAGATGTCGCATTTGCCGCACCCTCGCCCACGGTTGCCGCTGTACTTTTGTAGCGGGCGATAAAATTCATATCTACCCCTTCAGCGGTCGCATCAATGGGATAAAAACGTGAAGCCGTATAAAGAGGAATTGGCGTGCCCTGATTGTCGGCGATTTCAATGCCGACGCCGGTTGCGCCACCCGTCACTTCCAGTAGCTGATTGTCAACCGCATCGGCGGTACCATCGAATTTGACGGCCGCAGCTGTGAAGGTTGTCGGGCAGTTGGTGAGTGAAATAGTAAAGGCTGTCGGAGAAGATGTCGCACCAGCAGCCGTGAAAGATGTCGCGGCGACCGTGCCTAAATCAACGTTAATGGCATCAGTCGTTCCGCCATTGACGTCGCATGTCGTGGCAACAATTTGTCCGGTGAAATTAATGGTACCATCGGCAGCATGCGCCACTGAATGGCTAAAGCACAGCATGGTGCCGAGAAGTAAAATAAAAGAATTACGCTTATTCATGAATAAAATACCTGAGATTAAAAGTAAACAATGGCCGCCAGTTTTAATCAACGAGGCTGGCGATATGCATTCACTTTAAACCGGGGTATTAATTTGCTGTAATCACATCACCTCATATTATTTTATCGATATTATTGAGCGGTAGAAAATAAATGAATGAGGATGTAATGAGATAAATGAGAACGGGTATGGAGTGTGTCACAGGTAAAAAAAGCAAAAAACCGGAAATGAGAAATATTTCCGGTTTTAGACATGGACGGTTTATTGCATAGAAACCTGGCGCACAAACTCTTTTCTGAGCTGCATG encodes the following:
- a CDS encoding fimbrial protein, yielding MNKRNSFILLLGTMLCFSHSVAHAADGTINFTGQIVATTCDVNGGTTDAINVDLGTVAATSFTAAGATSSPTAFTISLTNCPTTFTAAAVKFDGTADAVDNQLLEVTGGATGVGIEIADNQGTPIPLYTASRFYPIDATAEGVDMNFIARYKSTAATVGEGAANATSQFTINYQ
- a CDS encoding fimbrial biogenesis chaperone; translated protein: MRRLPVILSGMLFILFSGMPVYAGVITEATRVIYQGNKKEASLTVSNLGKQAEPFLIQSWVDNNGPDGLQKSSAAAPFIVTPPLFRLNAGEDNSLRIIRTGGILPDDRESLFWLNIKAIPRLPEEAPAGLLQIVVKTRLKLFYRPVALLAPAAQSAWRQLQFSRQGSTLRVTNPTPYYFTFFRLNLGSNRVATGNTMVPPFGEARYPWPQGATGNDVSWQVVNDYGGASSVEKNRLR